A genomic window from Triticum urartu cultivar G1812 chromosome 7, Tu2.1, whole genome shotgun sequence includes:
- the LOC125518792 gene encoding uncharacterized protein LOC125518792 isoform X1 translates to MEMVEGREIGRAELYVVTHTKNNGYPVNQQSGVKMDEIKKRIREDPSLIGEEARNGDLYSSIFPKGKKGRPSGLGLLVGGVASERLAQVEAELHVAKQENMELRHVVHTLVANQTSIMAKSERMAEQYNELKSLIIASRGSVEMGGILEKELPNKEPSKDLETMNEEEQATSLSYTTKASEAMAAPRLLQGNGYSKLVKASQLESKKTESALPSLAPVPKPKKAKTTKHKKPGIFQTPLQKGPKDGLEDTIKCGMEVSLTSPNSASVVAMGTIQKIDRKAKATDGQPLADCVEVLVNVVLKETTELPRAQGKINKIGNAQARCIPWPRKNIMQTDRTTVLHSKVSSVCSQMSFNNSENVDPNETTTGTQVTNHQTGCSTSEGAVRNTLKRKKVSETTRMKKGTQAISTTTGNNILRNSGRTT, encoded by the exons ATG GAGATGGTAGAGGGTAGGGAAATTGGGCGTGCCGAGCTTTACGTGGTTACGCATACAAAAAACAATGGATATCCAGTCAACCAACAAAGCGGAGTAAAAATG GatgaaattaaaaaaaggatTCGGGAAGATCCTTCTTTGATTGGTGAGGAGGCCCGTAATGGTGATCTTTATTCATCAATTTTCCCAAAAGGAAAGAAAGGAAGGCCAAGTGGCCTTGGTCTATTAGTAGGTGGAGTCGCTTCGGAGCGCCTTGCTCAAGTTGAAGCTGAACTACATGTTGCTAAACAAGAGAACATGGAGCTTCGGCATGTGGTGCATACTCTGGTGGCAAATCAAACTTCAATAATGGCCAAGAGTGAGAGAATGGCAGAACAGTACAATGAGCTAAAAAGTTTGATCATAGCTTCTAGGGGGTCTGTTGAAATGGGAGGAATTCTAGAAAAGGAGCTTCCAAATAAAGAACCATCTAAG GACTTGGAAACCatgaatgaagaagaacaagcaacttcactttcatatactaccAAGGCATCTGAGGCAATGGCTGCTCCAAGGCTGCTCCAAGGCAATGGCTACTCTAAGTTGGTGAAGGCATCCCAACTGGAATCAAAGAAAACAGAATCAGCACTACCAAGTCTTGCGCCTGTGCCAAAACCAAAGAAGGCAAAGACAACTAAACATAAGAAACCAGGAATATTTCAAACACCGCTCCAAAAGGGGCCAAAG GACGGATTAGAAGATACCATAAAGTGTGGCATGGAAGTTAGTTTGACGTCGCCAAACAGTGCAAGTGTGGTGGCAATGGGAACAATTCAGAAAATTGATAGAAAAGCTAAAGCTACTGATGGCCAACCACTAGCTGATTGTGTTGAAGTTCTTGTCAACGTCGTGCTCAAAGAAACAACTGAGCTGCCTCGTGCACAAGGGAAAATAAACAAGATAGGAAATGCCCAAGCTAGGTGTATTCCATGGCCACGCAAAAAT ATTATGCAAACAGACCGTACTACTGTGCTGCACTCTAAG gtttctagtgtttgtagtcAGATGTCTTTCAACAATAGTGAGAATGTGGATCCCAACGAAACAACTACTGGAACTCAGGTGACCAACCATCAGACTGGTTGCAGTACTTCAGAAGGTGCAGTGAGGAATACACTGAAGAGAAAGAAAGTTTCTGAGACAACAAGAATGAAAAAAGGTACTCAAGCAATCTCTACTACAACCGGAAACAACATACTTAGGAATTCGGGCAGGACAACATGA
- the LOC125518792 gene encoding uncharacterized protein LOC125518792 isoform X2, whose translation MMVEGREIGRAELYVVTHTKNNGYPVNQQSGVKMDEIKKRIREDPSLIGEEARNGDLYSSIFPKGKKGRPSGLGLLVGGVASERLAQVEAELHVAKQENMELRHVVHTLVANQTSIMAKSERMAEQYNELKSLIIASRGSVEMGGILEKELPNKEPSKDLETMNEEEQATSLSYTTKASEAMAAPRLLQGNGYSKLVKASQLESKKTESALPSLAPVPKPKKAKTTKHKKPGIFQTPLQKGPKDGLEDTIKCGMEVSLTSPNSASVVAMGTIQKIDRKAKATDGQPLADCVEVLVNVVLKETTELPRAQGKINKIGNAQARCIPWPRKNIMQTDRTTVLHSKVSSVCSQMSFNNSENVDPNETTTGTQVTNHQTGCSTSEGAVRNTLKRKKVSETTRMKKGTQAISTTTGNNILRNSGRTT comes from the exons ATG ATGGTAGAGGGTAGGGAAATTGGGCGTGCCGAGCTTTACGTGGTTACGCATACAAAAAACAATGGATATCCAGTCAACCAACAAAGCGGAGTAAAAATG GatgaaattaaaaaaaggatTCGGGAAGATCCTTCTTTGATTGGTGAGGAGGCCCGTAATGGTGATCTTTATTCATCAATTTTCCCAAAAGGAAAGAAAGGAAGGCCAAGTGGCCTTGGTCTATTAGTAGGTGGAGTCGCTTCGGAGCGCCTTGCTCAAGTTGAAGCTGAACTACATGTTGCTAAACAAGAGAACATGGAGCTTCGGCATGTGGTGCATACTCTGGTGGCAAATCAAACTTCAATAATGGCCAAGAGTGAGAGAATGGCAGAACAGTACAATGAGCTAAAAAGTTTGATCATAGCTTCTAGGGGGTCTGTTGAAATGGGAGGAATTCTAGAAAAGGAGCTTCCAAATAAAGAACCATCTAAG GACTTGGAAACCatgaatgaagaagaacaagcaacttcactttcatatactaccAAGGCATCTGAGGCAATGGCTGCTCCAAGGCTGCTCCAAGGCAATGGCTACTCTAAGTTGGTGAAGGCATCCCAACTGGAATCAAAGAAAACAGAATCAGCACTACCAAGTCTTGCGCCTGTGCCAAAACCAAAGAAGGCAAAGACAACTAAACATAAGAAACCAGGAATATTTCAAACACCGCTCCAAAAGGGGCCAAAG GACGGATTAGAAGATACCATAAAGTGTGGCATGGAAGTTAGTTTGACGTCGCCAAACAGTGCAAGTGTGGTGGCAATGGGAACAATTCAGAAAATTGATAGAAAAGCTAAAGCTACTGATGGCCAACCACTAGCTGATTGTGTTGAAGTTCTTGTCAACGTCGTGCTCAAAGAAACAACTGAGCTGCCTCGTGCACAAGGGAAAATAAACAAGATAGGAAATGCCCAAGCTAGGTGTATTCCATGGCCACGCAAAAAT ATTATGCAAACAGACCGTACTACTGTGCTGCACTCTAAG gtttctagtgtttgtagtcAGATGTCTTTCAACAATAGTGAGAATGTGGATCCCAACGAAACAACTACTGGAACTCAGGTGACCAACCATCAGACTGGTTGCAGTACTTCAGAAGGTGCAGTGAGGAATACACTGAAGAGAAAGAAAGTTTCTGAGACAACAAGAATGAAAAAAGGTACTCAAGCAATCTCTACTACAACCGGAAACAACATACTTAGGAATTCGGGCAGGACAACATGA
- the LOC125518791 gene encoding probable leucine-rich repeat receptor-like protein kinase At1g35710: METEPPKMLAVMATMMMMMATAAALVPEGAVLAGQARALLVWKASLDDQSQHTLLSWENMSAPCSWRGITCTGQHRRPVISGISLRGMRLRGALGPLDFSALATLTRLDLSHNHLSGSIPAGIEALGELRALLLQGNQIRGSIPLGLANLTKLRCLMLNENELSGGIPRHIGNMSNLVNLTLSANHLVGQIPFEIGQLKHLVTLDFSNNNLSGSIPSNICDLTKLATLYLDANQLFGHIPRELGHLVNLKDLGLSRNKLIGSIPNNLRNLTKLTALYFGQNQLSGQIPQDLGYLVNLKVLDLCQNTFSGSIPINLFNSTKLTILSLWGNRLSGQIPQELGHLVNLEELELNTNTLSGSIPITIGNLTKLTRLYLFQNQLSGQIPRVLGYMMNLKELALYENTLSGNIPRNLCNLTKLTVLILSHNRFSGQIPQELGYLVKLNDLDLTFNTLSGPIPVTIGNLTKLNILSLFMNQLSGRIPRELGFLVNLEELDLNINKLSGSIPNSLRSLTKLTKLCLAQNQLSGSIPQGIGKLMSLVQLQLPFNNLSGSLPSGLCAGGQLQFLIVNDNNLVGPLPSSLLSCTSLVRIRLERNYLEGDITEMGAHPNLVYIDISSNKLFGKLSHRWAECYNLTVLRASKNNITGVIPSSIGKLSWLGILDISSNKLEGQIPPEIGNITMLFSLSLFGNLLQGNMPAEIGSLKNLEYLDLSSNNLTGQIPGSIQHCLKLHSLKLSHNHFNGTIPNELGMLVNLQDMLDLSENSIDGAIPSQLGGLTMLEALNLSHNALNGSIPPSFQSMNSLLYMDMSYNKLEGSVPHTRLFEEAPIKWFKHNKKLCGVVRGLPPCDLPQSSEQGKKSGAILLSIIAAVASFMFVIALVTWQCKKKKTKTAVIDKPQQTKMFTIWNFDGEDVYKKIVDATNNFSNAHCIGSGGNGSVYRVQLPTGELFAVKKIHMMEDNEQFNREIQALMYIRHRNIAKLFGYCSATQGRFLVYEYMDRGSLSASLKGTETAVELDWPKRLNIVWDVAHALSYMHHDCFTPIVHRDITSNNVLLDLEFRVCISDFGLAKILDVDASNCTSLAGTKGYLDPELAYTTRVTEKCDVYSFGILVLELFMGHHPGDFLLSMGNNKKSTSIEKLLDTRLPLPEAEVATKIFQVVAIAVRCIEPDPSHRPTMQQVTKVLSAAERPANNLDYLHTSIVIPACWS; this comes from the exons ATGGAGACGGAGCCACCCAAGATGCTCGCCGTGAtggcgacgatgatgatgatgatggccaccgCCGCTGCACTCGTACCGGAGGGGGCGGTGCTTGCAGGACAGGCGAGGGCGCTCCTCGTCTGGAAAGCCAGCCTCGACGACCAAAGCCAGCACACACTGCTGTCCTGGGAGAACATGTCGGCGCCCTGCAGCTGGCGTGGCATCACGTGCACAGGGCAACATCGCCGGCCGGTGATCAGCGGCATCTCTCTGCGGGGGATGCGGCTTAGAGGGGCGCTGGGGCCACTCGACTTCTCAGCCTTGGCGACCCTGACGCGCCTCGACCTCTCGCACAACCACCTCAGCGGGAGCATCCCTGCCGGCATTGAGGCCCTCGGAGAGCTCCGTGCTCTGCTTCTACAAGGCAACCAGATAAGAGGCTCCATTCCACTAGGCCTAGCAAATCTCACAAAATTACGCTGCTTAATGCTTAATGAAAATGAACTCTCCGGTGGAATACCAAGGCACATAGGCAACATGAGTAATCTTGTGAACCTCACCTTGTCGGCCAATCACTTGGTTGGTCAAATCCCCTTTGAAATAGGCCAGCTAAAGCACTTGGTTACATTAGATTTTTCTAATAACAATCTTTCCGGCTCAATCCCAAGCAATATATGTGACTTGACAAAACTTGCTACCTTGTACCTTGACGCCAACCAACTCTTTGGACACATCCCTCGAGAACTTGGTCATTTGGTCAATTTAAAGGACCTGGGCCTTAGCCGAAACAAGCTGATAGGTTCCATCCCAAATAACTTGAGAAATTTAACAAAACTCACTGCCTTGTATTTTGGACAGAACCAACTTTCTGGCCAAATTCCACAAGATTTAGGTTATCTAGTGAATTTAAAGGTCTTGGATCTTTGTCAAAACACGTTCTCAGGTTCCATTCCAATAAATTTGTTTAATTCGACGAAGCTCACTATCTTATCTCTATGGGGCAACAGGCTCTCTGGTCAAATTCCACAAGAATTAGGTCACCTAGTTAACTTGGAGGAATTAGAACTTAATACAAACACACTCTCAGGTTCTATCCCAATCACTATAGGGAATTTGACCAAACTCACTAGATTATACCTTTTCCAGAACCAACTTTCGGGGCAAATTCCACGGGTGCTAGGTTATATGATGAACTTAAAAGAATTGGCTCTATATGAAAACACACTCTCAGGGAACATTCCAAGAAATTTATGTAATTTGACCAAGCTCACTGTCTTAATTCTTTCACACAATAGATTTTCTGGTCAGATTCCACAAGAATTAGGTTACCTTGTGAAATTAAATGACTTGGATCTTACTTTTAATACACTCTCAGGTCCTATCCCAGTCACCATAGGCAATCTGACAAAACTCAATATATTAAGCCTTTTTATGAACCAACTTTCGGGGCGAATTCCACGAGAATTGGGTTTCCTTGTGAACTTAGAGGAGTTGGATCTTAATATTAACAAACTATCAGGTTCCATCCCAAACAGCTTACGAAGTTTGACAAAGCTCACCAAGTTATGCCTTGCACAAAACCAACTCTCTGGGTCTATTCCTCAAGGAATTGGCAAGTTAATGAGCCTAGTTCAACTGCAACTCCCTTTTAACAACCTCTCTGGTTCCTTGCCATCTGGTCTTTGTGCGGGAGGTCAGCTACAATTTTTGATCGTTAACGACAACAACTTGGTTGGACCCTTGCCATCAAGCTTGCTAAGTTGTACAAGCCTAGTCAGGATTCGACTTGAACGGAATTACCTCGAAGGAGATATCACCGAGATGGGAGCTCATCCAAATCTTGTCTATATTGATATAAGTTCAAATAAACTATTTGGTAAACTATCTCATCGTTGGGCTGAGTGCTACAATCTTACAGTGCTACGTGCATCAAAAAACAATATAACCGGAGTAATACCATCAAGTATTGGGAAATTATCTTGGTTGGGGATACTTGATATTTCATCAAATAAGCTTGAAGGACAAATTCCTCCAGAAATCGGCAATATAACGATGTTGTTCAGTTTGAGCCTTTTTGGTAACTTGCTCCAGGGAAATATGCCCGCAGAAATTGGATCACTGAAAAATCTGGAATATCTAGATTTATCATCAAACAACCTAACTGGGCAGATACCAGGATCAATTCAGCATTGTTTGAAGCTTCACTCTCTAAAGTTGAGCCATAATCACTTCAATGGTACAATTCCTAATGAACTAGGGATGTTGGTAAACCTACAAGATATGTTGGATCTAAGTGAAAATTCAATTGATGGCGCTATTCCTAGTCAACTAGGTGGTCTTACTATGCTCGAAGCCTTGAATCTTTCTCACAATGCACTGAACGGCAGCATTCCACCATCTTTCCAGAGCATGAACAGCCTCCTATACATGGATATGTCATACAACAAATTAGAAGGGTCAGTGCCACATACTAGGCTCTTTGAAGAGGCTCCAATCAAATGGTTTAAGCATAATAAGAAATTGTGTGGTGTTGTAAGAGGTTTGCCCCCTTGTGATCTTCCTCAAAGTAGTGAACAAGGGAAAAAGTCTGGTGCTATTTTACTCTCTATAATAGCCGCGGTTGCATCTTTTATGTTTGTCATTGCACTGGTAACATGGCAGTGCAAAAAGAAGAAAACCAAGACAGCAGTTATAGATAAACCACAACAAACCAAGATGTTCACCATTTGGAATTTTGATGGGGAAGATGTGTACAAGAAAATTGTTGATGCCACAAACAATTTCAGCAACGCTCATTGCATTGGATCTGGAGGTAATGGATCAGTCTACAGAGTCCAGTTACCAACAGGTGAATTGTTTGCAGTGAAAAAGATCCATATGATGGAAGATAATGAGCAATTTAACCGTGAAATACAAGCATTGATGTATATTCGACATCGGAACATTGCAAAGTTATTTGGTTACTGCTCTGCAACCCAAGGAAGATTTCTTGTGTATGAATACATGGATAGAGGAAGCTTATCAGCATCTTTGAAGGGTACAGAAACTGCAGTTGAATTGGATTGGCCGAAGAGGTTAAATATTGTTTGGGATGTTGCTCATGCTTTGTCTTACATGCATCATGACTGCTTCACACCGATAGTCCACCGAGATATAACAAGCAACAACGTTTTGCTTGACCTGGAATTTAGAGTCTGCATCTCAGATTTTGGTCTAGCGAAAATACTAGATGTGGATGCATCGAACTGCACTAGTCTCGCAGGGACAAAAGGATATCTTGACCCAG AGCTTGCATACACGACAAGGGTGACGGAGAAGTGCGATGTTTATAGCTTTGGGATACTTGTTCTAGAGCTGTTCATGGGACATCATCCAGGTGATTTTCTTTTGTCCATGGGCAACAACAAAAAAAGTACATCAATTGAGAAATTGCTGGACACCCGGCTTCCACTCCCTGAAGCTGAGGTCGCAACTAAGATATTTCAAGTGGTCGCCATCGCTGTTCGGTGCATAGAGCCTGATCCATCGCACCGTCCGACGATGCAGCAAGTAACCAAGGTGTTGTCAGCAGCTGAGCGACCTGCTAATAATCTTGATTATCTCCACACTAGCATTGTCATCCCTGCCTGCTGGTCGTGA